In the genome of Flavobacteriales bacterium, the window GAAGAAGCTTCTATGGCTGCCGAATTTGCTGATGTACTTCAAATCCCAGCATTTCTTTGTAGACAAACTAACTTACTTGTAGCAGCCGCCAAAACAGGGAAAACTGTTAACATTAAAAAAGGTCAATTCCTATCAGCCGATGCCATGAAATTCTCTGTAGATAAGGTAAGGATGTCGGACAATGAAAATGTAATGGTAACTGAGAGAGGTAACTCATTCGGATATCAAGATTTAATTGTTGATTTCACGAACATCCCAAAATTGAAATCCATAGGAGTTCCAATTATCCTAGACATTACGCATTCTCTTCAGAAACCAAATCAATCTAGTGGCGTTACTGGCGGTGACCCAAGTATGATTGAAACTATTGCAAAGGCAGGTATAGCTAATAACGTAGATGGTATTTTCATAGAAACTCATCCAAATCCGAAAGAAGCATTATCGGACGGCGCTAATATGCTTCAGATCGA includes:
- the kdsA gene encoding 3-deoxy-8-phosphooctulonate synthase, yielding MNGLSHSGSSNFLLLAGPCAVENESTTMQIAERIKALSEKYSIPFVFKASYRKANRSKLDSFSGIGDHEAIEILKKVKNSFNLPIVTDIHESEEASMAAEFADVLQIPAFLCRQTNLLVAAAKTGKTVNIKKGQFLSADAMKFSVDKVRMSDNENVMVTERGNSFGYQDLIVDFTNIPKLKSIGVPIILDITHSLQKPNQSSGVTGGDPSMIETIAKAGIANNVDGIFIETHPNPKEALSDGANMLQIDLLEPLLVKLLTIQNALK